One window of Pseudomonas sp. FP198 genomic DNA carries:
- the glgB gene encoding 1,4-alpha-glucan branching protein GlgB gives MSVSNKETQGQAKEALLPAPHDIDALVRAEHHDPFSILGPHGDGAGGQFIRAYLPGALSVHVLARDGGEQLGELQATETPGLFVGHFDRAQPYLLRTRWAGGEQVAEDPYSFGPLLGEMDLYLFAEGNHRDLSACLGAQLKTVDGIDGVRFAVWAPNARRVSVVGDFNVWDGRRHPMRIRYPSGVWEIFIPRLGPGEGYKYEILGAHGILPLKADPVALATQMPPDTASKVAAPLKIEWQDDEWMQSRRERQLPGAPLSIYELHAGSWQCEIDEAGEVSRQYNWHEMAERLIPYVKDLGFTHIELMPIMEHPFGGSWGYQPLSQFAPTARFGSPDDFAAFVNACHQANIGVILDWVPAHFPTDTHGLAQFDGTALYEYGNPLEGFHQDWDTLIYNLGRTEVHGFMLASALHWLKHFHVDGLRVDAVASMLYRDYSRKAGEWVPNRHGGRENLEAIDFLRHLNDVVALETPGALVIAEESTAWPGVSQSTQQGGLGFAYKWNMGWMHDSLHYIQQDPVYRAHHHNELSFGLVYAWSERFVLPISHDEVVHGKRSLIDKMPGDRWQKFANLRAYLSFMWGHPGKKLLFMGCEFGQWREWNHDQQLDWYLLQYPEHRGVQKLVSDLNRLYREEPALHDQDDAPQGFQWLIGDDAVNSVYAWLRWSKDGRPVLVVANFTPVPREAYRVGVPFGGRWVELLNSDADTYAGSNYGNGGGASTEAIPSHGQALSLELNLPPLAVLILRPEG, from the coding sequence ATGAGCGTCTCGAACAAGGAAACCCAGGGGCAGGCCAAAGAGGCATTGTTGCCGGCCCCCCATGACATCGACGCGCTGGTGCGCGCCGAACACCATGACCCGTTCTCGATCCTGGGCCCGCATGGCGACGGGGCGGGCGGGCAATTCATTCGCGCGTATCTGCCCGGTGCGTTGAGCGTGCATGTGCTGGCCCGTGACGGCGGCGAACAGCTGGGCGAGTTGCAGGCCACCGAAACGCCGGGCCTGTTCGTCGGCCATTTCGACCGCGCACAGCCGTACCTGCTGCGCACCCGTTGGGCGGGCGGCGAGCAGGTTGCCGAAGATCCCTACAGCTTCGGCCCGCTGCTGGGGGAAATGGATCTTTACCTGTTCGCCGAGGGCAATCACCGCGACCTCAGCGCGTGCCTCGGTGCGCAACTGAAGACGGTCGATGGCATCGACGGTGTGCGCTTCGCGGTCTGGGCGCCGAACGCGCGCCGGGTGTCGGTGGTGGGCGACTTCAACGTCTGGGACGGGCGCCGGCATCCAATGCGCATCCGTTATCCGTCCGGCGTGTGGGAGATATTCATCCCGCGGCTGGGTCCGGGTGAAGGCTACAAATACGAAATCCTCGGCGCCCACGGCATCCTGCCGCTCAAGGCCGACCCGGTGGCCCTGGCCACCCAGATGCCCCCGGATACGGCATCCAAGGTCGCCGCGCCGTTGAAAATCGAGTGGCAAGACGACGAGTGGATGCAAAGCCGCCGCGAGCGCCAGCTACCCGGCGCGCCGCTGTCGATCTACGAGTTGCACGCCGGTTCCTGGCAGTGCGAAATCGACGAGGCGGGGGAGGTTTCCCGGCAGTACAACTGGCATGAAATGGCCGAGCGGCTGATTCCCTACGTCAAGGACCTGGGCTTCACCCACATCGAACTGATGCCAATCATGGAACACCCGTTTGGCGGCTCGTGGGGCTATCAACCGCTGTCGCAATTTGCCCCGACCGCACGTTTCGGTTCGCCCGATGACTTCGCCGCGTTCGTCAACGCCTGCCACCAGGCAAATATCGGCGTGATCCTCGACTGGGTGCCAGCGCATTTCCCGACCGATACCCACGGCCTGGCTCAATTCGACGGGACCGCGCTGTATGAATACGGCAACCCGCTGGAAGGCTTCCACCAGGATTGGGACACGCTGATCTACAACCTCGGGCGCACCGAAGTCCATGGGTTCATGCTGGCCTCGGCGTTGCATTGGCTCAAGCATTTCCACGTCGACGGCCTGCGGGTCGATGCGGTGGCCTCGATGCTCTATCGCGACTATTCGCGCAAGGCCGGCGAGTGGGTGCCCAATCGCCACGGCGGACGGGAGAACCTCGAGGCCATCGATTTCCTGCGCCACCTCAACGACGTGGTTGCACTGGAGACGCCCGGCGCGCTGGTGATTGCCGAGGAGTCCACGGCGTGGCCGGGTGTCAGCCAGAGCACGCAGCAAGGCGGCCTGGGTTTCGCCTACAAATGGAACATGGGCTGGATGCACGATTCGCTGCATTACATCCAGCAGGACCCGGTGTACCGTGCTCATCACCACAATGAATTGAGCTTTGGCCTGGTTTACGCCTGGTCCGAGCGTTTTGTCTTGCCGATTTCCCATGACGAAGTGGTCCACGGCAAACGCTCGCTGATCGACAAGATGCCCGGTGACCGCTGGCAGAAATTCGCCAACCTGCGCGCCTACCTGAGCTTCATGTGGGGCCATCCCGGCAAGAAACTGTTGTTCATGGGCTGCGAGTTTGGCCAATGGCGCGAGTGGAACCACGACCAGCAATTGGACTGGTACCTGCTGCAATACCCCGAGCACCGGGGCGTGCAGAAGCTGGTGAGCGACCTGAACCGGCTCTATCGCGAAGAACCGGCGCTGCACGACCAGGACGATGCGCCGCAAGGCTTCCAATGGCTGATTGGGGACGACGCAGTCAACAGCGTCTATGCGTGGTTGCGCTGGAGCAAGGATGGCCGGCCGGTGCTGGTGGTCGCCAACTTCACGCCGGTGCCGCGCGAGGCGTATCGGGTCGGCGTGCCGTTTGGCGGACGCTGGGTGGAATTGCTCAACAGCGACGCCGACACCTATGCCGGTTCCAACTATGGCAATGGCGGCGGCGCCTCCACCGAGGCGATCCCCAGCCATGGCCAGGCGCTGTCGCTGGAACTGAACCTGCCGCCGCTGGCAGTGCTGATCCTGCGACCGGAGGGGTAG